Proteins co-encoded in one Zootoca vivipara chromosome 3, rZooViv1.1, whole genome shotgun sequence genomic window:
- the GJA1 gene encoding gap junction alpha-1 protein, translating into MGDWSALGRLLDKVQAYSTAGGKVWLSVLFIFRILLLGTAVESAWGDEQSAFRCNTQQPGCENVCYDKSFPISHVRFWVLQFIFVSVPTLMYLAHVFYVMRKEEKLNRREEELKVVQSEGVNVDLPLKQIEIRKFKYGIEEHGKVKMRGGLLRTYIISIIFKSFFEVVFVLIQWYIYGFTLHAIYTCERYPCPHKVDCFLSRPTEKTIFIIFMLVVSIVSLSLNIIEIFYVTLKSIKDRMKTKNNPFSPNSGMSPSKECGSPKYAYFNGCSSPTAPLSPMSPPGYKLVTGDRNNSSSCRNYNKQASEQNWANYSAEQNRIGQAGSTISNSHAQPFEFPDDPENTKKMGSGHELQPLKVVDQRPPSRASSRASSRPRPDDLEI; encoded by the coding sequence ATGGGTGACTGGAGTGCTCTGGGGAGGCTCCTTGACAAAGTCCAAGCCTATTCCACCGCAGGAGGAAAGGTGTGGCTTTCTGTCCTTTTCATTTTCCGAATCTTGCTGCTGGGGACAGCCGTGGAGTCTGCTTGGGGAGACGAGCAGTCAGCATTCCGGTGCAACACCCAACAGCCTGGTTGCGAAAACGTCTGCTACGACAAGTCGTTTCCCATCTCCCATGTGCGCTTCTGGGTCCTGCAGTTTATTTTTGTGTCCGTGCCAACCCTCATGTACTTGGCACACGTATTCTACGTGATGCGGAAGGAAGAGAAGCTAAACAGGAGAGAagaagagctcaaggtggtgcaaaGTGAAGGGGTCAATGTAGACCTCCCCCTGAAGCAAATAGAAATCAGGAAATTCAAGTATGGGATTGAAGAGCATGGCAAAGTCAAGATGCGCGGGGGGCTGCTTCGCACCTACATCATCAGCATCATCTTCAAATCTTTCTTTGAGGTCGTATTCGTgctcatacagtggtacatctatgGGTTCACCCTGCATGCCATCTACACGTGTGAGAGATATCCATGCCCACACAAGGTGGATTGCTTCCTCTCCCGACCTACAGAGAAAAccatcttcatcatcttcatGCTGGTGGTGTCTATCGTCTCCCTTAGCTTGAACATCATTGAGATTTTCTACGTCACCCTCAAGAGCATCAAGGATCGCATGAAGACAAAAAACAACCCTTTCTCCCCAAACAGTGGCATGAGCCCCTCCAAGGAATGTGGATCCCCAAAATATGCCTACTTCAATGGCTGCTCCTCTCCAACTGCCCCCTTGTCACCCATGTCTCCACCAGGATACAAGCTTGTTACTGGAGACAGGAACAATTCGTCCTCCTGCCGTAACTACAATAAGCAAGCCAGCGAACAGAACTGGGCAAATTACAGTGCTGAGCAGAACAGAATCGGACAGGCTGGGAGCACCATTTCGAATTCACATGCCCAGCCCTTTGAATTCCCTGATGATCCCGAGAACACGAAAAAAATGGGCTCTGGGCATGAGCTACAACCTCTCAAGGTGGTAGACCAACGGCCTCCAAGCAGAGCTAGCAGTCGAGCCAGCAGCAGACCTCGACCTGATGATCTGGAGATCTAA